A section of the Oncorhynchus gorbuscha isolate QuinsamMale2020 ecotype Even-year linkage group LG04, OgorEven_v1.0, whole genome shotgun sequence genome encodes:
- the LOC124034400 gene encoding protein CUSTOS-like, with amino-acid sequence MSAPVGTMAEDSSSEDEDLEQFKEAAWSFGTYGTNGTHNANPADGVSNVKQSRRVAVSKHEHDGNELQTTPEFRAHVAKKLGALLDSCISVISAETSRPCTESTKCEDGFEGFQLFTTSVPGEFTIDPPPPPVRRRPIPSSSDSDSEMEMRLREAAVSVTDLLSSALPSEITHSLPESPSSEKMKNNNNKREEAEREDSPVPKKNKKRKALQGECGEVEHCGESSPNAKSDEEQKRPEEDILPLKKKKKKKKKKKGTDEV; translated from the exons ATGTCAGCGCCTGTTGGGACGATGGCCGAAGACTCAAGCAGTGAAGATGAAGATCTAGAACAGTTTAAGGAAGCAGCTTGGAGTTTTGGCACATATGGAACTAATGGCACACACAATGCCAACCCGGCAG ATGGGGTAAGCAATGTCAAGCAATCCCGTCG TGTGGCTGTATCTAAACATGAACATGATGGGAACGAGTTACAGACAACCCCGGAGTTCCGTGCGCACGTTGCAAAGAAATTAGGGGCTCTGCTTGACag TTGTATTTCAGTGATATCTGCAGAAACATCAAGACCCTGCACAGAGTCAACCAAATGTGAAGATG GTTTTGAAGGTTTCCAGCTGTTCACCACATCTGTCCCAGGAGAGTTTACCATtgatccccctcctcctcctgtaaggCGCAGGCCCATCCCCAGCTCAAG tgacagtgacagtgaaatGGAGATGAGACTGAGAGAGGCAGCAGTGTCAGTCACAGACCTCCTATCATCAGCTCTCCCCAGTGAGATTACACATTCCCTGCCGGAGTCCCCCAGCTCAGAGAAAAtgaagaacaacaacaacaaaagagaggaggcagaaagagaggacAGCCCTGTCCCAAAGAAAAATAAGAAAAGGAAAGCTCTCCAGGGGGAGTGTGGAGAGGTAGAGCACTGTGGAGAATCCTCACCTAATGCTAAATCCGATGAGGAGCAGAAGAGGCCAGAAGAGGACATTCTACccctgaagaagaagaagaagaagaagaagaagaaaaaaggcaCAGATGAAGTATAA